A stretch of Arachis hypogaea cultivar Tifrunner chromosome 15, arahy.Tifrunner.gnm2.J5K5, whole genome shotgun sequence DNA encodes these proteins:
- the LOC140179123 gene encoding uncharacterized protein encodes MSHLCPLHIIAILNGFKINKVLIDGGAAISLLLERMLGKIGKHPNDLVPTNIVVTDFSRASTPAKGLVTLTVKVGSSERHSVFVVVPSKASYNALLGRDWIHNVGAALSTVHQSVLLWTKEGKPEIVKADSSLYVKQMHVNFRIYNHKLKPLNVDRSLNPYNCEGCYLTSEGLSVKLRYPDLGFEPTENKDDSSDKVESDRSSNIIYCNMFDLTPPVEFSYDFPISCKKVNDASRTADLIAEAHCVENKSSDDLIKDQVSSISDDSIDFTFDCIYDLKPLGFEKYSNKEDDHYKGFEYQDPLEEINLGTLDDVQITYICKDLVDPFRTELFNLLHEFKYCFAWDYHEMLGLDRSLVEHRLALKPNARPVKQTPRRFALEINVKIKEEIERLIKAKFIRPARYVEWVSNIVLVMKKNGKLRVCIDFRDLNNATQNDEYFMPIADMLIDFAAENEVFSFMDGYSGYNQIFIAEDDMAKTAFRCPEALGTYEWVVMPFGLKNAGAIYQRAMNVFFHEFIGKFMEVYIDDLMVKSISVGQHIDHLRKAFLTMRKK; translated from the exons ATGTCTCATCTATGCCCTCTTCATATTATTGCCATTCTGAATGGGTTTAAAATAAACAAGGTGCTTATCGATGGTGGGGCAGCGATTAGTCTTCTGCTGGAAAGGATGTTAGGGAAAATAGGAAAGCATCCTAATGATTTGGTCCCTACAAACATTGTTGTGACCGATTTTAGTAGGGCTTCTACGCCAGCGAAAGGGTTAGTCACTTTGACTGTAAAAGTGGGGTCATCAGAAAGGCATTCTGTGTTTGTAGTGGTGCCATCAAAAGCCAGTTACAATGCATTGTTGGGAAGAGATTGGATCCATAACGTAGGTGCTGCACTCTCTACTGTGCATCAGAGTGTGCTTCTGTGGACTAAGGAGGGCAAACCTGAAATTGTCAAAGCAGATTCGAGTCTATATGTCAAACAAATGCATGTCAATTTTAGGATATATAACCATAAATTAAAGCCTTTAAATGTTGATCGATCTCTAAATCCTTACAATTGTGAAGGGTGCTATTTGACTTCAGAAGGCCTTTCGGTGAAGTTGCGTTATCCAGATTTGGGCTTCGAGCCGACTG aaaataaagatgattcttctGATAAAGTTGAATCGGATAGGAGTAGTAATATTATCTATTGTAATATGTTTGATTTGACACCTCCAGTCGAATTTAGTTATGATTTCCCTATTTCTTGTAAAAAAGTTAATGATGCAAGCCGGACTGCCGATTTAATAGCAGAGGCTCATTGTGTAGAAAATAAAAGTAGTGATGATTTAATCAAAGACCAAGTCTCTTCTATTTCTGATGACTCCATTGATTTCACTTTTGATTGTATCTATGATTTGAAACCTCTAggatttgaaaaatattcaaataaagagGATGATCATTATAAAGGGTTCGAATATCAGGATCCCTTAGAAGAAATTAATTTGGGAACTCTTGATGATGTTCAAATTACATACATTTGTAAAGATCTTGTTGATCCTTTTCGAACTGAACTCTTCAATTTGTTACATGAGTTTAAATATTGTTTTGCAtgggattatcatgagatgcTTGGTCTCGATCGTTCATTAGTAGAACATCGATTAGCATTGAAACCTAATGCTCGACCTGTGAAACAAACTCCAAGACGTTTTGCTCTTGAAATTAATGTGAAAATTAAGGAAGAAATAGAACGCTTGATCAAGGCAAAATTTATTCGACCTGCACGTTATGTGGAGTGGGTATCGAATATTGTCCTGGTGATGAAGAAAAATGGGAAGTTAAGAGTATGTATCGATTTTCGGGATTTGAATAATGCTACCCAAAATGATGAATATTTTATGCCGATTGCGGATATGTTAATCGATTTTGCAGCGGAAAATGAAGTTTTTAGTTTCATGGACGGTtattctggatataaccaaattttCATTGCGGAAGATGACATGGCTAAAACTGCCTTCCGTTGTCCTGAGGCATTAGGTACATATGAATGGGTggttatgccttttggtttaaagaatgCCGGAGCAATATATCAACGAGCAATGAATGTCTTTTTTCATGAATTTATTGGGAAATTTATGGAGGTATATATCGATGACCTGATGGTCAAATCGATTTCTGTGGGTCAACATATTGACCATTTAAGAAAGGCATTCCTTACTATGAGGAAGAAATGA